One Chaetodon auriga isolate fChaAug3 chromosome 14, fChaAug3.hap1, whole genome shotgun sequence genomic window carries:
- the grhl1 gene encoding grainyhead-like protein 1 homolog isoform X2: MMSINGDEDSAAALGLLYDYYKVPREKRTIPQSKPEALVCDVDPNKRHQIQAGHPIVPLQEAGMENRIQVLKGPFNILQLAQDKRNQFPSPDTTVTVSIATGPNYPPIKTEVPSHGFSVTIPNNCGETESHVGVFERQLNHSGVQFSPSTQSRTPPDSTFSESFKDGSQEVFSFPGDLQLRMSSMTPDEYPQFDTVPGNNFEYTLEASKSLRQKTGDGTMTYLNKGQFYPITLREIDNKGVQQPITKVRSVVMVVFGEEKCRDDQLKHWKYWHSRQHTAKQRCLDIADYKESFNTIGNIEEISYNAISFTWDTNEEAKIFISVNCLSTDFSSQKGVKGLPLNLQIDTYSYNNRSNKPIHRAYCQIKVFCDKGAERKIRDEERKQSRRKGKVAELNPGLAFVDVKVPILQKRNDVTIFKMMTDFETQPVLFIPDIHFSSFQRHPFPTEDGEDSSGMKRLPFSDDEFVPPPNKMAREEEPKKVLLYVRKETEEVFDALMLKNPTLKGLVEAISEKYELPLEKVGKVYKKCKKGILVHMDDNIIKHYSNEDTFQITMEEMGGMYKLTLTEI, encoded by the exons ATGATGAGCATAAATGGAGACGAGGACAGCGCTGCAGCTCTTGGCCTGCTCTACGACTACTACAAG GTGCCCAGGGAAAAGAGAACAATACCTCAGAGCAAGCCCGAAGCACTGGTCTGTGATGTGGATCCTAACAAAAG ACACCAGATCCAGGCCGGACACCCCATAGTTCCACTTCAGGAAGCCGGCATGGAGAACAGGATCCAGGTCCTCAAGGGGCCCTTCAATATTCTTCAGCTGGCCCAGGACAAGAGGAACCAGTTCCCCTCACCAG ACACGACCGTCACAGTTTCCATCGCCACCGGGCCAAACTACCCGCCCATCAAGACGGAGGTGCCCAGCCACGGCTTCTCAGTGACCATCCCAAACAACTGCGGTGAAACCGAAAGCCATGTGGGCGTCTTTGAGCGCCAGCTCAACCACAGCGGGGTCCAGTTCAGCCCCAGCACCCAGTCCCGCACGCCCCCCGACTCCACCTTCTCTGAGAGTTTCAAGGATGGTTCccaggag gtgttttcctTCCCGGGGGATCTCCAGTTACGCATGTCCTCCATGACGCCTGACGAGTACCCTCAGTTTGACACCGTGCCGGG GAATAATTTCGAGTACACCCTTGAGGCGTCCAAGTCTCTGCGTCAGAAGACAGGTGACGGCACGATGACATATCTCAACAAGGGCCAGTTTTACCCAATCACCCTCAGGGAGATTGACAACAAAGGCGTGCAGCAGCCCATCACCAAAGTCAGG AGcgtggtgatggtggtgttcGGAGAGGAGAAGTGCAGAGACGATCAGCTGAAACACTGGAAGTACTGGCACTCCAGGCAGCACACTGCCAAGCAGAGGTGTCTGGACATTG CTGACTACAAGGAGAGCTTCAACACCATTGGCAACATCGAGGAGATTTCCTACAACGCCATCTCCTTCACCTGGGACACCAATGAGGAGGCCAAA ATCTTCATCTCCGTCAACTGTCTGAGCACAGACTTCTCCTCTCAGAAGGGCGTGAAGGGTCTTCCTCTGAACCTGCAGATCGACACCTACAGCTACAACAACCGCAGCAACAAGCCCATCCACCGCGCCTACTGCCAGATCAAAGTCTTCTGTGACAagggagctgagaggaagatCCGAGACGAGGAGAGGAAGCAGTCCCGCCGGAAAGGGAAGGTGGCCGAGCTCAACCCTGGCCTGGCCT TTGTGGATGTCAAAGTACCCATCCTCCAGAAACGCAACGACGTGACCATCTTCAAGATGATGACCGACTTCGAGACCCAGCCGGTCCTCTTCATCCCTGACATTCACTTCTCTTCCTTCCAGCGCCAT cctttCCCGACAGAAGATGGAGAGGACAG CTCGGGCATGAAGAGATTACCCTTCAGTGATGATGAATTCGTTCCCCCCCCAAACAAGATGGCGAGAGAGGAGGAACCAAAGAAAG TCCTGCTGTATGTGCgcaaggagacagaggaggtgttTGATGCACTCATGCTGAAGAATCCCACGCTGAAAGGCCTGGTGGAAGCT ATTTCAGAGAAGTATGAATTACCTTTGGAAAAAGTTGGAAAAGTCTACAAGAAGTGCAAGAAAGG GATTCTAGTCCACATGGATGACAACATCATCAAACACTACTCCAACGAAGACACCTTCCAGATCACCATGGAGGAGATGGGCGGCATGTACAAACTCACCCTCACTGAAATCTGA
- the grhl1 gene encoding grainyhead-like protein 1 homolog isoform X1 has translation MSQEHDNKRAVLVLQNEPGYGGQRRSFTTEDEAWKSFLENPLTAATKAMMSINGDEDSAAALGLLYDYYKVPREKRTIPQSKPEALVCDVDPNKRHQIQAGHPIVPLQEAGMENRIQVLKGPFNILQLAQDKRNQFPSPDTTVTVSIATGPNYPPIKTEVPSHGFSVTIPNNCGETESHVGVFERQLNHSGVQFSPSTQSRTPPDSTFSESFKDGSQEVFSFPGDLQLRMSSMTPDEYPQFDTVPGNNFEYTLEASKSLRQKTGDGTMTYLNKGQFYPITLREIDNKGVQQPITKVRSVVMVVFGEEKCRDDQLKHWKYWHSRQHTAKQRCLDIADYKESFNTIGNIEEISYNAISFTWDTNEEAKIFISVNCLSTDFSSQKGVKGLPLNLQIDTYSYNNRSNKPIHRAYCQIKVFCDKGAERKIRDEERKQSRRKGKVAELNPGLAFVDVKVPILQKRNDVTIFKMMTDFETQPVLFIPDIHFSSFQRHPFPTEDGEDSSGMKRLPFSDDEFVPPPNKMAREEEPKKVLLYVRKETEEVFDALMLKNPTLKGLVEAISEKYELPLEKVGKVYKKCKKGILVHMDDNIIKHYSNEDTFQITMEEMGGMYKLTLTEI, from the exons ATGTCACAGGAGCATGACAA TAAGCGTGCGGTCCTGGTTCTCCAGAACGAGCCGGGTTATGGCGGCCAGCGTCGCTCCTTCACCACAGAAGACGAAGCTTGGAAATCATTTCTGGAGAACCCGCTGACAGCTGCCACCAAGGCCATGATGAGCATAAATGGAGACGAGGACAGCGCTGCAGCTCTTGGCCTGCTCTACGACTACTACAAG GTGCCCAGGGAAAAGAGAACAATACCTCAGAGCAAGCCCGAAGCACTGGTCTGTGATGTGGATCCTAACAAAAG ACACCAGATCCAGGCCGGACACCCCATAGTTCCACTTCAGGAAGCCGGCATGGAGAACAGGATCCAGGTCCTCAAGGGGCCCTTCAATATTCTTCAGCTGGCCCAGGACAAGAGGAACCAGTTCCCCTCACCAG ACACGACCGTCACAGTTTCCATCGCCACCGGGCCAAACTACCCGCCCATCAAGACGGAGGTGCCCAGCCACGGCTTCTCAGTGACCATCCCAAACAACTGCGGTGAAACCGAAAGCCATGTGGGCGTCTTTGAGCGCCAGCTCAACCACAGCGGGGTCCAGTTCAGCCCCAGCACCCAGTCCCGCACGCCCCCCGACTCCACCTTCTCTGAGAGTTTCAAGGATGGTTCccaggag gtgttttcctTCCCGGGGGATCTCCAGTTACGCATGTCCTCCATGACGCCTGACGAGTACCCTCAGTTTGACACCGTGCCGGG GAATAATTTCGAGTACACCCTTGAGGCGTCCAAGTCTCTGCGTCAGAAGACAGGTGACGGCACGATGACATATCTCAACAAGGGCCAGTTTTACCCAATCACCCTCAGGGAGATTGACAACAAAGGCGTGCAGCAGCCCATCACCAAAGTCAGG AGcgtggtgatggtggtgttcGGAGAGGAGAAGTGCAGAGACGATCAGCTGAAACACTGGAAGTACTGGCACTCCAGGCAGCACACTGCCAAGCAGAGGTGTCTGGACATTG CTGACTACAAGGAGAGCTTCAACACCATTGGCAACATCGAGGAGATTTCCTACAACGCCATCTCCTTCACCTGGGACACCAATGAGGAGGCCAAA ATCTTCATCTCCGTCAACTGTCTGAGCACAGACTTCTCCTCTCAGAAGGGCGTGAAGGGTCTTCCTCTGAACCTGCAGATCGACACCTACAGCTACAACAACCGCAGCAACAAGCCCATCCACCGCGCCTACTGCCAGATCAAAGTCTTCTGTGACAagggagctgagaggaagatCCGAGACGAGGAGAGGAAGCAGTCCCGCCGGAAAGGGAAGGTGGCCGAGCTCAACCCTGGCCTGGCCT TTGTGGATGTCAAAGTACCCATCCTCCAGAAACGCAACGACGTGACCATCTTCAAGATGATGACCGACTTCGAGACCCAGCCGGTCCTCTTCATCCCTGACATTCACTTCTCTTCCTTCCAGCGCCAT cctttCCCGACAGAAGATGGAGAGGACAG CTCGGGCATGAAGAGATTACCCTTCAGTGATGATGAATTCGTTCCCCCCCCAAACAAGATGGCGAGAGAGGAGGAACCAAAGAAAG TCCTGCTGTATGTGCgcaaggagacagaggaggtgttTGATGCACTCATGCTGAAGAATCCCACGCTGAAAGGCCTGGTGGAAGCT ATTTCAGAGAAGTATGAATTACCTTTGGAAAAAGTTGGAAAAGTCTACAAGAAGTGCAAGAAAGG GATTCTAGTCCACATGGATGACAACATCATCAAACACTACTCCAACGAAGACACCTTCCAGATCACCATGGAGGAGATGGGCGGCATGTACAAACTCACCCTCACTGAAATCTGA